Genomic window (Rossellomorea aquimaris):
CACGTGTAACGATTGGAGATCTATTAGACACCTCTACTTCTAAGCAGATTGTGATAGATGAGAACCCTTATTCACTAGCTCCACTAGTCTACAGAAACAATCAACCTGCATCCCTTGAGGAGATCATTCAGGACCGTGATTGTATCCGGATCGGGTTGGTGGAATCACTACTCGACGTGTTAAAGCATTTTGGATATGAAGAGTGGTTAGAAAGCACTAAGCCCTATCGTATTTCCATCAATGGAAAAGACACCTTCTTTCCTGTTTATAGTGGAAAACTATTCATCAACGGTATTGATGCGAAGCTTTCATCAAAGGTTCAACAAGGCGATACCATTTCATATAAACCAGGCTTTACTCCAATGTTAAAGGAGCTGCTCGCCAAGAAACAGCTCACCACAGGGGCAACTATCATTATTACTTTTAACGGTAAGAATGTAGAGCTTATGAAAGAGAGCAACCGTGTTTATCGCAATGGTATTAGACTTGAAATGGATGATCATTTATTTGCGGGGGATACGATTGAAATAGAAGAACAACAAATAAGCCCATTTATTTTCCAGGACTTATTTAATTCTGTGGAGATCAACATGCCTTCTCATGCAAATGGGAATTTCATACTCTTGAAAAACGGAGAGGAAACCACCTTTTATGAAGAAATTCAACAGGGGGATGAACTCGAAATCGTCTGGCCTCTATCCACACGTTGAACGAAAGAATAGCAGACAGCAAAAAAACTGGCATTTACGCCAGTTTTTTTGTTTATGATCCAACTTGTCCAGGTACGTTGCTTGTACGATTAGTTGGATGGATATTGTTGTTATTGTTCGTAGCTGTTGAACTCGTTGAACTCTGTGAGCTGTTTACTGAAGAAGTTGTTTCGCCTGTCACTTCATCACTTGCTTCTTTCACTTTACCGCCTATATCCTTCAATTCCTCTGCCGCTTCCTTCGTTGTAGCGATAATTTCTGAAGAATCTTCCTTTACTTGATTCACTTGATCGATCACATCATCATTCACCTTTTCATAAAGGCTCTGTGCGTCGTTGATCGCATCCTTTAATACAGTGGAAGCCGTTTTAAGGCGATCCTGCCAGTCGTTCATAACTCCCGATGGATTCTCCCTTACCTTTGCCACCATCCCCATTGTGGAGTCCTTCACATTGGATGTTCTGGAAGAAACTCTTTTTCTCGTTGTTTTATCAAGCATAGCCAATGCACCGCCTACTACAGCTCCCACTACCATGCCTTTTAATAACTTACCATTCTTCTCACCGGAAGTGCCGTTCATTGCAGTCGTATTTGTCGTATTACTTGTTTGAGTATTATAAGGTACAGTCTGTGTCATGAATCGTTCCTCCTAATTTACTATCATTAAATTTTATTCTTATAGAGTAAGTTCCCTGTATTATGGAAAGTAAACACATGGGAGGGAATTACCAAATTTTTATATGAAAGCATGCAATCTTTCTTCACTCTTTAAAAAAAATGCATAACTTCCCTCGCCATAAAAAAATGCTCTTTTCGTAATTATTGTTGTTCTTTAACATGAGATCTGCTTGGGCTCTGTCAAATTAGTATTTCTTGGATGGTGTGGGGAACTGCTTCGCTTGCAGCTAGCGTTCGGCCGAGCCTCCTCAGGAGTCTACGCAGTTCCCCACACCATATATAAGAAAATGTCGTTACAGAGCTTAAAAGTTCACAAAAACAATCTAGAGAAAACGGAATTCGATCTCTTTACAAGAAGTTTTTAACGTGGGAGCATTGTTTGATTCATTTATTTGAAAGATAGTTCAATGATATCTTCTTGATAGTTTGTTTTAGGAACAACGCTCAACAAGGTCACAATAGGAACAATTTTATGATTAAGTATCTATATTTATAGCATTCACAATGTAGTACCACAGAGTGGATTGTAGCCGAAGGCACTTGACTCCTGCGGGAAATAGAGGAAAGGTCAAGACCCCACAGGGCAAAGCCCGAGGAGGCTTGTGCCTGGAGCGAAAAGGAACGGTCCATATCTTCACACAATCACTCGTTGAATCGCAACAAAATTTATGAAAAGAGCTTTTAAAAAAGGACCCTGTCTTAACAGAGTCCTTTCCCTACAACTTATTCAATTCAGTCTCGGTAATATTCCAATGTGAAGCATTCCAGCCCGGTTTTCCTTCAATAAACAAGAAGGCTTGGGGTGATTCATGCCTGATGCCGTATTTTTCGGCAATATGATTGGATAGCTCCCTTGACTCTTGAACGGCTAAATAGTAGCCGTCTTCCTCTTCATGCTTGTTCAGGAAGGCTTGGTATTCGTTGAAGGCATTTGAGCTCACCGGGCAGGTTAAGCTGTGCTTCATAAAAAAGAAGCGGGAATTCGTTTCGGAAAGCTGTTCAAACTCTTGAACGGTTTCAATCTTTTGCATATCATTCATACTCCTTTACATAAAATTGTGCATTATTAGATAGCCGGAGACAGACGTGCCTCTCAGCATTTTTATTCCAACAAAAAAACGGTGAAGTAATCATATCACTTCACCGCCCTTGGAATCAATTATTATTGATTGTATGTTTTTTCAGTTTCGTCAAATGCCTTTTTTGTTTCTTCGAGCTTTTGATTCACATCTTCTGTCTCTTCTACAGGTGTTGTTTCACCTACAGCAACAGCTTGAAGCTCATCATTTGTTTCTTGAAGCTCGTTATTATTTGAGCGGTATGTTTTCAGCTTTCCAACCACATTGTTGGATTGCTCCTGTACTGATTTTGAAAGTGCAGACGATTTTTCTTTTGCTACTGCAGCAAGCTCATTGCTCTTTTCTACAGCCGTGTCTTTCCACTGACCTGTCTTTTCTTTCAGCACGCCAGCCTGCTCATTGATATCATGACGAAGGTCTTTACCGGATTTAGGAGCCAGAAGAAGAGCTGATGCCGCCCCTACGATTCCCCCGATCAGTGTTCCGATCAAGAAGTCCTTTGAATTAATATTGTTGCTGTCGTTTGTTTGATTCTGGTTTTGGTTTTGATTTTGATTGTACTGTTGTGTCATGTAAAAATTCCCCTCTCTAATTGTTATAAGATCTTGCTCTTTTAATCAATTTTTCCCGAGATCGAACTTCTTTGGATGCTTGGTTTTGAACAGCTGCATCAGGTTGACTTGGCTGTTTTTCCTGTTTTTGTTTCCATTTGTCCTTTAACTCGATAAAGGCATTTCCCCACTGAACCACCTGTGAAATTTTCCCTTGGTTACGTTCAAGTTCAGTTGAAATGGAAGTACTTACTTTCTTAACTGAGTTATTAAGATTCTGGATGGAATGCCCTACATCTCTTACTGCATAAACAACAGTGTTCAGATCTTCAGATTTCTTCTGGATATCCTCAGCTAATAAATTTGTTTTATGTAGTAATTCAGTAGACTCTTTGGTTACTCCCTGAAGCTGACTCTCAAGACCCGTCAATGTAGTCGAAACACTGTCCAGGGTAGAGCCTAAAGACTTCAAGGTCTTCATGACACTCATTACTAAAATAAAAAATGCAACTGCTATTACAGCCACGCTTAGATAAAGAATGATTTCCATATGCGACACCTCCATGTATAGAGATTCTTTACCCTTAACATAAACAAATAAACATTATACTAGTATTTCTTCTTTTCTCATGAATTCTCCTGCATGAAAAAATAAAAAAATTTCTTGTTTTAGCATTTCTCATTTTGTTTCTTTCATCCATTAATAAATGTTTTAGGGTACAATAAAATGGACTATATAAAAGGGGGAAGATGACTTGAAAGATCCACGAATTGAAAAGCTCGCAAAAAATTTAATCCAATATTCCGTGCAATTACAGCCTGGAGAGAAAGTATTGATCGAAAACTTCGGTTTGCAGCGGGAACTGGTGACGGCACTCGTTAAAGAAGCATACGCTGCTGGCGGATATCCTTTCGTATCCATCAAAGATCACGCAGTCGACCGCGCATTATTGATGGGGGCTCAAGAAGAACAATACAATATGATCGCAAGCTTCGAGGCGAATGTCATGGGGCAGATGGATGCGTATATCGGTTTGCGCGCAGGTGATAATATCAGTGAACAATCGGATGTACCTGACGAAAAGATGAAGATCCATGGAAATACAATCGGTAAAAAAGTACATAGAGAAATTCGCGTCCCTAAGAAAAAATGGGTCGTGCTACGCTATCCCACTTCATCCATGGCACAACTTGCCAATATGAGTACAGAAGGCTTCGAAGACTTCTACTTCGATGTCTGCAATCTGGACTACAGTAAAATGGACAAAGCCATGGATAACCTGGTCGAGCTCATGAACAATACGGATAAAGTCCGCCTTGTCGGAGAAGGGACGGACCTTACATTCTCAATCAAGGACATTCCTGCAGTGAAATGTGCGGGACGCCTGAACATTCCTGATGGAGAAGTATACAGTGCACCTGTAAAAGATTCAGTAAATGGAATCATTTCCTACAATACACCGTCACCTTATAATGGATTTACCTTTGAAAATGTGAAATTGACATTCAAAGAAGGTAAGATTGTCGAAGCCACTGCAAACGATACAGACCGAATCAACAAAATCTTTGATACGGATGAAGGGGCAAGATACGTAGGTGAATTCGCCATTGGGGTGAACCCTTATATCCAGCATCCGATGCAGGATATCCTCTTTGACGAAAAGATTGATGGCAGCTTCCACTTTACACCGGGCGAATGCTACGAAGAAGCGTACAATGGAAACCACTCGAACATTCACTGGGACATGGTGATGATTCAGCGTCCTGAGTATGGCGGCGGAGAAATCTATTTTGATGATGTGTTGATTCGAAAAGATGGACGGTTTGTCATTGAAGAGCTGGAAGTGCTGAATCCTGAGAATTTGAAATAAATTTGATAAAACCACCGTCAAGATTTATGACGGTGGTTTCTTTATCCCGTGACTTGGCCTGTTGAATTCTTGCTCACATTCACCTGTTAAATTTCACGCTAATTTTAACTGCTGAACTTTCCTCATTTTTCAACAGGCAAAAAACCGGAATTTTTCTCCTGTCAAATCAACCTCAAAACAAAAAAACCGGTTCCCATAAGAACCGGTTTTTCCACATTAATTTTCTGCCACCTGTTCCTTCAAGGTTTTTTCATACGCTTGTTGGAACTTTTGTACATCTCCTGCTCCCATGAAGATCAGCACAGCGTCTTCATGTTTGAGTAAAGCAGTCGTATCTTGTTCATCTATAATTTCGCATCCTTCAATCTTGCTTCCAAGATCGTTGATCGAAAGTTTCCCATGATTTTCCCTTGCAGAACCGAAGATTTCACATAAGTACACTTTGTCTGCAAGACTTAGGGTTTCTGCAAACTCAGAAAGGAAGGTTTGCGTACGCGTAAATGTGTGAGGCTGGAAGACAGCGATAATTTCTTTTTCAGGATATTTCTGTCTCGCAGAGTCCACGGTTGCTTTAATTTCAGTGGGATGATGAGCGTAGTCATCGATCAGGATTTGATTGCCCACTTCTTTTTCAGAGAAACGGCGTTTAACCCCTTTGAATGAGCTTAATCTTTCCTGGACGATAGCTGTATCAAGCTCTTCGTAATGACAGATGGCAATGACGGATAAAGCATTCATGATGTTATGGTCACCGAATGTCGGGATTTTGAATGCCGCATAAAATTCATTACGGACAAACACATCGAATGAAGTGCCGGTTCTGTCCCTTGTTACGTTTCTCGCCTGGAAGTCATTCTCCTCAGCGAAGCCATAAAATACGACTGGCACTTGAGCCTGGATTTTCTGTAACTGTTCGTCATCTCCACATGCGATGATTCCCTTTTTCACTTGCATCGCCATCTCCTGGAAGGCAGAGAAAACATCATCCACATTGGCAAAATAATCGGGATGATCGAAGTCAATATTTGTCATGATGGCATAGTCAGGAAAATAAGACAGGAAGTGACGGCGATATTCGCACGCTTCAAAGACAAAGTATTGAGCATCCACTTCCCCTTTCCCTGTTCCATCCCCGATCAGGAAGGATGTTGGCTTTGCGCCACTGATGACATGTGCCAACAATCCGGTTGTAGACGTTTTTCCATGTGCACCGGTCACCGCTACACTTGTAAATTTCTGCATGAAGTCTCCCAGAAATTTATGATATCTAGTGAGGGGTAGACCTTGTTCTACAGCTGCCTGAATTTCTTCATGTGTATCAGGAAATGCATTTCCTGCGATCACATGCATTTCCCCTCCAATGTTTTCTTTTTGGAAAGGGAGAATTTTTATATTTGATTCATCCAGAGCTTTCTGAGTAAAGAAATATTTATCTACATCAGATCCTTGGACCTCGTAGCCCATATCGTGGAGTATTTGGGCTAATGCACTCATGCCCGACCCCTTAATTCCTACGAAATGATATATAGTCATAATAGAACCTCCAACAATCGTCTATCTAAAAGCATTATATGAAATGAATATTATTTTGCTATCTGTCTTAAGCTTTTGATATTGAGTATAGAAAAAAGCGAACTTTCTTCAACTTGAAACATTATATCATTTTTTAAAATCCCTGACCATGCACAAGCTACGAAAGACTGGGGATAATGAAGTTTGGCGCTTCTTCTTTTAAATACGTTCTCCATAATACCCCAGTTTTTTGATTCATTTGACCATAATGATTTTTCAAATCCATTAAAATCCCCTTCGATTTAACGGGAAAAACAGGACCTAATATCCACTGATGAGTTACTAACGGGACTTTTCTCACGAAATAGACCCCTCCCTCAACAATTCCCTTTTCTTTACAACTAAGGTTTGTTTTAACAGAAACTTCATCTTCCTGAATGACATTTTGACAGGTAAAGATCACTTGTTCATTCTGGGTATCGATTTTTCTAATGATGACGGGCTCCCAAGCTGCAGTCAGCACGATGGCACCAAGCAGTTTGACCGATTCATGCAGTGAATGGGATTGAAGAAATTGAAAGAACAGAGTTTGGCCCTTAATGGTCTTATAATCAAACAAAAACCATTCCCTAAACAGCTTATCGACTTCCTCATTCATTTGATGCCCATCAGGTAAAAGGAAACGTTTAGAGAAAATCATCTTGGCCCGTACCTTTTCTCTGATATTCGTTTCCTTCAAAGCGTACCCGGACGCTTTTCTAAGGAGATCTTTTATATGTTCCTCGGCCATTCCCTGCTTTTTTTGTCTATATTGCTCTAGATTTAAAAGGCTTTCTGGTTCTTGCATCCTCTCACCTATTCGAATTCTACTTTTTCCAGTCGGGGGTTGGGACGGAGTTTTCTCCCTGCCTTGGCTTCATGGGATCCGTCAATTACGACGTTATCTCCTGTAAAACCGACATGAATTTTCAGAAGACTGCTTCCCACTCCATACATATCGACCGGAACTTGATTTTCCTCAAACTGACGAATACGATCTTCGTTAAATCCTCCTGACACCACAATCTTGACGTGGCTGAACCCCTCTTCATCCAAGGCACTTCTTAATGCATTAATCAGTTGCATGTTAACTCCCCGCGGATCAAATGTTCCAAGCACATGTTGATTACGGAGGAAATATTTATCGATCATCATTCTTGATGTATCTACCCTTACCCCTTTTAATTCAGGGCCAAACTCCCGTGCTACCTTTAATGAGTCTGTAATGGCATCATTATTGTAGTCTACCAGGGCAATGAGCTCGTCTTCAGGAAATGTTTCCTGGTAAGCTTTAGTAGCTTCTACGATATCCCCATTGAATAATTGGATCAGGGCGTGGGGCATGGTTCCCATCCCTTTCTTTCCCCACCATTCGTTCATGGCATGGGTGGCCTGAGCTGTGGATCCCCCGATAAAGGCTGCATATCCATCCCCGGCCTGCTGGGTAAAGTGATCATCCCGGTCACCCATGAAGATGACAGGTTTTTGTTTACCTGAAATAGAAGCAGCTTTCATTACATTATAGACACTCGTCGCCACTGATGTTCTTCTTGCCAGGATGCCATCTATGATTCCTTCTAAATAGCCAAAATCCTGGTAACGACCCTTGATGGTCAGAACCGTTTCAAATGGTGAGATTTGATCTCCATCCTTTAAGGAATGGATTTCAAGATTTTCCGGATTATCAGCGAAACTATGCAGAAGTGCAATCACTTCATCCGTCCCACAAATAACGGCATGATTCTTTTGGAAGAATTGCATGGTGACAACGGCATCCGGTTTATACTTTTTGGCAATTTCCTTCGTTTTCAAAAAATAAACCGCTGAAAACCAGCCATCCTTGATTCTTTCGTCAAACTTAAATGTATGATTTGTCAATCTGTTGAGTTTTCCTTGAAGTTTCAATTCTATTTCTTTCATCACTAAAGCTCCTTATGGCTTTTCCTACACAAAAATAGGTATTCTGTTTACTGAATCCTAAAAGGACACATATAAACAGAATACCATGTATTAATTGATTCTACTAGTCTATGCCAGAGTCTCCAATTCACTTTCGGAAATCAGGACATCCCTTGGTTTACTGCCTCTGGACTCTGAAATAATTCCATTACTCTCCATCATTTCCATCAATCTTGCCGCACGGTTATAACCGATTCTGAATCTGCGCTGCAAGCCCGATGCAGAAGCCCCCCCCTGATCGACGACAAACTCACAGGCTTCTAAAAATAATTCATCTTCTTCCTCGGTAACCTGTGCTTTCTTGATCAATTCATCCTGTTGGAAGAGATAATCCGGCTCTCTTTGCCCTCTTACATGGTTGATGATGTCATCGATTTCGTCATCTGACACGAAGGTTCCCTGTAAACGGACCGGTTTTGATGAACCATTTTCCAAAAAGAGCATATCTCCCTTACCAAGAAGCCTTTCAGCACCGCTTCCATCAATGATCGTTCTTGAATCGACGCTTGATGATACGGAAAATGCCACTCGTGTCGGTACATTGGCTTTGATCAAGCCTGTAATGACATCGACTGAAGGCCGTTGAGTCGCAATGATCAAATGAATCCCACATGCACGGGCTTTCTGTGCAATTCGACATATCGCTTCTTCAACATCTGCAGGCGACATCATCATCAAGTCGGCTAACTCATCAATGACTATGACTAAATACGGCAGCATATCGCTGTATTGTTTATTCCGTTTGGCCAGTTCGTTGAAGCGTTTAATATCCCTTACACCTGTATGAGCGAATAATTCGTACCTTCTTTCCATTTCCTCAACTGCCCACTTAAGAGCTGCAGTAGCTGCCTTCACATCTGTTATGACCGGACTGACGAGATGTGGAATCCGGTTATAGGGAGCAAGCTCTACCATCTTCGGATCAATGAGGAGCATCTTCAATTCATCCGGTGATGCTTTGTACAAGAGACTCACAAGTATCGAGTTGATACACACACTTTTACCCGATCCGGTAGCCCCGGCAATGAGTCCATGTGGCATTTTACTTAAATCAGTCACGATCGGCTGACCCGAAATATCGAGACCAAGAGCTGCGGTTAAAGGGGAAGATGGCTCTTGAAACTCAGGACTTGCGATCACTTCACTAATGCAGACTGGACGGCTCTCCCTGTTAGGCACTTCAATACCAATCGTGTGCTTACCGGGAATAGGGGCTTCCATTCGAATATCCCTTGCAGCCAGGCTCAGCTTAATATCATCTGATAGATTGGTAATCTTATTAACTTTCACGCCAGGTTCCGGCTGAACCTCGAACCTCGTGACTGATGGACCTTGTGTGACATTCACTACCTTGGCCCTTACGTTAAAGTTATGAAGGGTTTCGTCCAGTAATATTCTTTGTGAATCGAGCCACTCTTCGCTCATTTCCTTTGATACAGGAGGCATTAGATAATCCATTTCAGGAAAGACATAGTCTCTTGTCCTTTTAGAAGATGAGCTTAATTCGCTGTAACTCTTTACCGCATCTTCTCCTTGAACAGAACTTTGTTGGGATGTTTTCTGTTCAGGATGATGAATGGATGTCACTTGTTCCACTTTTTCTTGCTTTACTTCCCTTACAGGTTGTTCCCTCTTCTCCGGTTCTGCTTCAGTCTGAGTTAATGTTTCGCCCTCACTTTCCTTGCGGATGGGAGTCGATTCATTAAGAGCCGATCGTTTTCGCGTATCTAACTGTCGCTTATCCTGTTTCAGCATCAATACGTTAAAAGGAAGGTGAGACCTCTTACGTCTCGGCGGTTCTTCCTCCCTCGGCGCTTGTTGGGGGCGTGCAGATTCTGATTTTCCCTCTACTCGTTTCTCCTCACTCGTGGACTCACTTTGTACAACAGGTTCTTGAACCGGTTCCTCTTGAACTGGTGTCTCTTGAACTGGTATCTCTTGAATCGGTGCCTCTTGAACTGGTGTCTCTTGAACAGGATGATCTGGTTCCTGGACTTGTTCTTCATTTTCCCGCGCAGAATGGACGGGTTGTTGTGGTGGCTCCTCTTGCACAGAGTCATTAATCTCTTTCTCTTCATGTGATGAATACTCTGGCACTTGGGGTGGTTGGTCCGTTTCAGATATAAGTGAAACACGTTCATTCGGCTTCTGGGAAACTTCTTCAGTGAGCTCCACTTTTTGATCTGGATTTTCAACCGGTATTGTTTCATTGATATCTTCAGCCTCAACCATTAAAGTATCTTCAATCAGCGATTCTTCACGTTTTTCTTCCGGGAAATTCATCATCATCTTAACAGGTTCATCGTTAATAGTTTTTTCGGATTCAGTTGTTTGAACTTCGACAATGGATGCCGATTCATTTTCCACGGGAATTGAATTCTCTACTACAGATAGAGCCTCATGATCAATCACAGCCGCTTTGTTCTCTTCTTCATTATGTAAAAATTTCTTAAGCTCGAACTCTACCTGGTCTTCTTTTTTTACCGGTCGTCCTCTAAAACCATAGATGGGTGAAGGGATTTCAGTAGGGGTGAACGGCCTGCTGTTTCCCTTTTCCACTTTAGGAGATTTCTTAGGTTGGACTTTAGCCGATGGTTTTTCTTCTTTCCACTTTCTATTTTTAGAAGCGTGTTCCTGACTCTTTTCCTTTTGTTCCTTAGGTGGTTCTTCCTTCTCCTGACTTCTTCGATTTCTATTCGTTCGTGGACGCTCTATATTTTCTCCATCGGATATGAGGGGGAAGCGAAAAGTCCCTTTAGGATATTGATACGTCATCCTTGCTTCTACATCACGTGAATGATTTGACCCTACTATATTTTTACGTTCAGTCTTTTTACGTTCAACATGCTGAACTTCATCATTGGTTTCGTCATAAAAC
Coding sequences:
- a CDS encoding YtxH domain-containing protein, producing the protein MTQTVPYNTQTSNTTNTTAMNGTSGEKNGKLLKGMVVGAVVGGALAMLDKTTRKRVSSRTSNVKDSTMGMVAKVRENPSGVMNDWQDRLKTASTVLKDAINDAQSLYEKVNDDVIDQVNQVKEDSSEIIATTKEAAEELKDIGGKVKEASDEVTGETTSSVNSSQSSTSSTATNNNNNIHPTNRTSNVPGQVGS
- a CDS encoding YtxH domain-containing protein; the encoded protein is MTQQYNQNQNQNQNQTNDSNNINSKDFLIGTLIGGIVGAASALLLAPKSGKDLRHDINEQAGVLKEKTGQWKDTAVEKSNELAAVAKEKSSALSKSVQEQSNNVVGKLKTYRSNNNELQETNDELQAVAVGETTPVEETEDVNQKLEETKKAFDETEKTYNQ
- the murC gene encoding UDP-N-acetylmuramate--L-alanine ligase, translated to MTIYHFVGIKGSGMSALAQILHDMGYEVQGSDVDKYFFTQKALDESNIKILPFQKENIGGEMHVIAGNAFPDTHEEIQAAVEQGLPLTRYHKFLGDFMQKFTSVAVTGAHGKTSTTGLLAHVISGAKPTSFLIGDGTGKGEVDAQYFVFEACEYRRHFLSYFPDYAIMTNIDFDHPDYFANVDDVFSAFQEMAMQVKKGIIACGDDEQLQKIQAQVPVVFYGFAEENDFQARNVTRDRTGTSFDVFVRNEFYAAFKIPTFGDHNIMNALSVIAICHYEELDTAIVQERLSSFKGVKRRFSEKEVGNQILIDDYAHHPTEIKATVDSARQKYPEKEIIAVFQPHTFTRTQTFLSEFAETLSLADKVYLCEIFGSARENHGKLSINDLGSKIEGCEIIDEQDTTALLKHEDAVLIFMGAGDVQKFQQAYEKTLKEQVAEN
- a CDS encoding nicotinate phosphoribosyltransferase; this translates as MKEIELKLQGKLNRLTNHTFKFDERIKDGWFSAVYFLKTKEIAKKYKPDAVVTMQFFQKNHAVICGTDEVIALLHSFADNPENLEIHSLKDGDQISPFETVLTIKGRYQDFGYLEGIIDGILARRTSVATSVYNVMKAASISGKQKPVIFMGDRDDHFTQQAGDGYAAFIGGSTAQATHAMNEWWGKKGMGTMPHALIQLFNGDIVEATKAYQETFPEDELIALVDYNNDAITDSLKVAREFGPELKGVRVDTSRMMIDKYFLRNQHVLGTFDPRGVNMQLINALRSALDEEGFSHVKIVVSGGFNEDRIRQFEENQVPVDMYGVGSSLLKIHVGFTGDNVVIDGSHEAKAGRKLRPNPRLEKVEFE
- a CDS encoding DNA translocase FtsK, with the protein product MFVSWIKKMFGKLSDNDDQFEEFYDETNDEVQHVERKKTERKNIVGSNHSRDVEARMTYQYPKGTFRFPLISDGENIERPRTNRNRRSQEKEEPPKEQKEKSQEHASKNRKWKEEKPSAKVQPKKSPKVEKGNSRPFTPTEIPSPIYGFRGRPVKKEDQVEFELKKFLHNEEENKAAVIDHEALSVVENSIPVENESASIVEVQTTESEKTINDEPVKMMMNFPEEKREESLIEDTLMVEAEDINETIPVENPDQKVELTEEVSQKPNERVSLISETDQPPQVPEYSSHEEKEINDSVQEEPPQQPVHSARENEEQVQEPDHPVQETPVQEAPIQEIPVQETPVQEEPVQEPVVQSESTSEEKRVEGKSESARPQQAPREEEPPRRKRSHLPFNVLMLKQDKRQLDTRKRSALNESTPIRKESEGETLTQTEAEPEKREQPVREVKQEKVEQVTSIHHPEQKTSQQSSVQGEDAVKSYSELSSSSKRTRDYVFPEMDYLMPPVSKEMSEEWLDSQRILLDETLHNFNVRAKVVNVTQGPSVTRFEVQPEPGVKVNKITNLSDDIKLSLAARDIRMEAPIPGKHTIGIEVPNRESRPVCISEVIASPEFQEPSSPLTAALGLDISGQPIVTDLSKMPHGLIAGATGSGKSVCINSILVSLLYKASPDELKMLLIDPKMVELAPYNRIPHLVSPVITDVKAATAALKWAVEEMERRYELFAHTGVRDIKRFNELAKRNKQYSDMLPYLVIVIDELADLMMMSPADVEEAICRIAQKARACGIHLIIATQRPSVDVITGLIKANVPTRVAFSVSSSVDSRTIIDGSGAERLLGKGDMLFLENGSSKPVRLQGTFVSDDEIDDIINHVRGQREPDYLFQQDELIKKAQVTEEEDELFLEACEFVVDQGGASASGLQRRFRIGYNRAARLMEMMESNGIISESRGSKPRDVLISESELETLA
- a CDS encoding DUF948 domain-containing protein produces the protein MEIILYLSVAVIAVAFFILVMSVMKTLKSLGSTLDSVSTTLTGLESQLQGVTKESTELLHKTNLLAEDIQKKSEDLNTVVYAVRDVGHSIQNLNNSVKKVSTSISTELERNQGKISQVVQWGNAFIELKDKWKQKQEKQPSQPDAAVQNQASKEVRSREKLIKRARSYNN
- the ytxJ gene encoding bacillithiol system redox-active protein YtxJ — its product is MQKIETVQEFEQLSETNSRFFFMKHSLTCPVSSNAFNEYQAFLNKHEEEDGYYLAVQESRELSNHIAEKYGIRHESPQAFLFIEGKPGWNASHWNITETELNKL
- a CDS encoding aminopeptidase, translating into MKDPRIEKLAKNLIQYSVQLQPGEKVLIENFGLQRELVTALVKEAYAAGGYPFVSIKDHAVDRALLMGAQEEQYNMIASFEANVMGQMDAYIGLRAGDNISEQSDVPDEKMKIHGNTIGKKVHREIRVPKKKWVVLRYPTSSMAQLANMSTEGFEDFYFDVCNLDYSKMDKAMDNLVELMNNTDKVRLVGEGTDLTFSIKDIPAVKCAGRLNIPDGEVYSAPVKDSVNGIISYNTPSPYNGFTFENVKLTFKEGKIVEATANDTDRINKIFDTDEGARYVGEFAIGVNPYIQHPMQDILFDEKIDGSFHFTPGECYEEAYNGNHSNIHWDMVMIQRPEYGGGEIYFDDVLIRKDGRFVIEELEVLNPENLK